The nucleotide window TCCCCGCCCCAAAAAACCCGCACCATAATGCCCTCGTTCCCGCCGGTAACACGCGGTGCCCACGAAGCATCGGGCGGGGAGACTGGGCCGCTCGGTGTCGACCGGGCGGAGGCGTGTATGCTGACCACCGGCCGCCCAGCCAAGGGCCCGGCGTCAGGCGGCGAAGGATGTTCGGCATCCGGGACGGTCTGGCACCGCGCCTGCGGGGATGGGCAACCGCAAAACGGGGCCGCTCGATGCATGCGTCCGAAATCCCGGGCGTGGGAAGCGGCTTTCGCCTCTTCTAAAAACTATCGGGGCGAAAGCCGCTTTTCACCGTGTCCTCGCGACGCCTTCGGGCCGGGCGACAATTTTGCACGCCATTCGCGCAGAGCGCTCATGGCCTTCTCACCGAAATTCGCGCCACCGGAGCGAATTTGCCTTCGGCACAGTTCGAAGCCTTGAAACCGCCACGCACCCCGCGCATCAAGGTGCAAACAGTCTCGGAGGCCCCCATGCGCGCCCTCGCCCCCTTCGCCCTGGCGCTTGTCGCTACCGCCGCCCTCGCCGCGCCGGCTGTCGCCCTCACCATCACCGCCCGCGTCTCGGGCGGCAATATCGCCGTGCATGAGGGGCCCGACAGCCGCTTTGCCATTATCGGCCATTTGCGCGACGGCCAGGAAATCCCCATCGACTATTGCACCCAGACCGATAGCGACAGTGACCGCGGCTCCTGGATCGGCGATGCCGGCCACACCCTCTGGCCCAATGGCGCCGCCACCTGGTGCCGCATCCCCGATTATGGCTGGGTCGAGCGCAGCTATATTGTCGGCCGCGGCCTGGTCAACGTCACCCCGCCCGATTTTGTCGGCCCGGGGTGGTAGCGGGAGTGATGGCTGGCAGGATGGTCGCCTTCCCTTCGCCCCTGAGGGGAGAAGGTGGCCCGAAGGGCCGGATGAGGGGTTCAGATTTGCGGCCTTGCCGAGGGGCTCTCACCCCTCACCCCAACCCTCTCCCCTGAGGGGCGAGGGGGCGCAGGGGCCATGGCTGGCGCCTAAAGCCACCCGCTCAATTCGCGCCGCACCATGGCCTCCACAAAGTCCATGCCGCCCGGCGAGGCATTGAGGCACGGAATATAGGCGAACTTCTCCCCGCCCGCTTCCATGAATGTATCCTTGCCCCCCATGGCGATCTCTTCCAGCGTCTCGATACAGTCCGCCGAGAAGGCCGGGGCAAGAATGGCCACCTTCTTGATGCCCTTGCCCGGCAGCGCTTCCAGCGTCTTGTCGGTATAGGGCTGCAGCCATTCGGCAGGCCCGAACCGGCTCTGGAAGGTCACCATCAGCTTGTCCTGCTCCCAGCCGAGATAGTCGCGCAATAGCCGCGTCGTCTTGAGGCACTGGCAGTGATAGGGGTCGCCCTTCTTGAGGTATTCGACCGGCATGCCGTGATAGGATGTGATCACCACATCCGGCTCGAAATCGAGCTTGGCCACGCCCTCCCGGATCGACTCACCCAGCGCCTTGATATAGCCCGGGTCATCAAAATAAGCCGGCGCCGTCCGCACCGCCGGCTGCCACCGCATGGTCTTGAGCGCATCAAAGGCCTTGTCATTGGCCGTCGCAGTCGTGGTCGCCGAATATTGCGGATAAAGCGGCACCAGCAACATCTTCTGGCACCCCGCCTGCTGCATCTTCTCCAGCACACTCTGGGTCGAAGGATTGCCATAGCGCATGGCAAATTCCACCACGACATCCTCGCCCTTGAGACGCTGTGCCAGGCTCTCCGTCTGTTCCCTGGTGATCACCCGCAAGGGGCTCTCATTCTTCTCCCGGTCCCATATCTGGGCATAGGCATGCCCCGCCTTTTGCGGCCTGACCGAAAGGATGACCAGATTGAGGATCGGCCACCAGAGCCATTTGGGTGTTTCGATCACCCGCGGATCGGAAAGAAATTCCTTCAGATACCGCCGCACACTCCAGTAATCGGTCGCGTCCGGCGTTCCCAGATTGAGCAGCAGCACCCCGATTTTCTGCTTGGGTACGGGCGGATGGTTCGGCGGCAGCTGAGCGGACATTGGGACCAGTTTGGAAATGTTCCAGTTTGGCCGGCACCTTACCCATTTCAGCCCGCAGCGCAAAGCGGCTATGGGTCGCGCCGCATTGGTGATCCAGTCCAGATCGCTGCCCGCAAAAGTGGTGCCGGTTCTGCGGTTCGGCAGCGCGACCGAATGGAGACCTAAAGGCTGGCCATCAGCAGCAGCACACCAAAGCCCAGCACGCAGACCGCCCCCACCAGTTCCGCCCACCACAAGATCGCCCCGGCAATGGCGCTGTCCGCCCCGCCAATGCGCCCCGCAAGCCCCTTCGCCGTCACCGCCAGCGTCGCTAATGCGGCAACCGTGATCGCCGTGCCCAGCCCCATCAGCAGCACCGCGGCAATACCGGCCGCCAGCAACCCCTGCGACAGAGCGAAAACCAGCACCACCAACGCCCCCGAACAGGGCCTCAACCCCACGGCCAGCACCACGCCCAGCTGCTCCCGCCAATTGCCGCGGATATCCCCGGGTCCAATGGCATGGTGCATATTGTGGTCGTGTTCGTGGTCATGGTCGTCATGCGGGTGATGGTGTTGGGCATGATCGTGCAAGTCCGGGCCGTCATGACCATGGAGATGCTCACGCGCCTTGTGCGCCAGATTGGTGTGATGATGGTGATGCCCCCAACCCAATATTTTGCGCAGGACAAGCCACAGCCCCAGCAGCGCCACCAGCGCATAGGACACCACACCCACCCAATGCGCCGCATCGCCCAGCGCCGTACTGGTCAGGTTCAACAGGCCAGCCAGCACCAGCACGAAACCGATCGCCACCACCGATTGCATCAGCGCCGACAACCCGCTCAGCGCGATACCGCGCCGCAACTGGCTCTCATTGGCCAGCACATAGGAGGAGATGACCACCTTGCCATGCCCCGGCCCGGCTGCATGCAGAATGCCATAGAGAAAGCTCAGCCCGCCCAGCACCCAAAAGGCCGTCCAGTCGCTGCGCAAGGCGTCCAGCGCATTGGTCAGGGCCGCATAGAAATCGCGCTGCTGCTGTTGCAGCCATCCGAAAAATCCGCTGCGCGGCAGGTTG belongs to Devosia sp. XK-2 and includes:
- the hemH gene encoding ferrochelatase; this encodes MSAQLPPNHPPVPKQKIGVLLLNLGTPDATDYWSVRRYLKEFLSDPRVIETPKWLWWPILNLVILSVRPQKAGHAYAQIWDREKNESPLRVITREQTESLAQRLKGEDVVVEFAMRYGNPSTQSVLEKMQQAGCQKMLLVPLYPQYSATTTATANDKAFDALKTMRWQPAVRTAPAYFDDPGYIKALGESIREGVAKLDFEPDVVITSYHGMPVEYLKKGDPYHCQCLKTTRLLRDYLGWEQDKLMVTFQSRFGPAEWLQPYTDKTLEALPGKGIKKVAILAPAFSADCIETLEEIAMGGKDTFMEAGGEKFAYIPCLNASPGGMDFVEAMVRRELSGWL
- a CDS encoding DUF1007 family protein: MPGFWGRAAIAALAAALFAQPVLAHPHILIDAKTVVRFDDAGRVAGLHHSWTFDTAFSVWMVQGLDTNGDGEVTPDEMQDLADENMAGLVDFGFYTYAGDGMTFAPAGDQGMAYRDNRVTLDFSIDAIAPQPVGERFELGVYDPEYYVAITVNDPADVTLENAPEGCAVRLEPPVPMAPEVEQRLYALGPEVLELPPDLAAAMRGTQGLVVVTCGAAAAPATAMEAVTDVARARPTAPFGGPPPEVGLNLPRSGFFGWLQQQQRDFYAALTNALDALRSDWTAFWVLGGLSFLYGILHAAGPGHGKVVISSYVLANESQLRRGIALSGLSALMQSVVAIGFVLVLAGLLNLTSTALGDAAHWVGVVSYALVALLGLWLVLRKILGWGHHHHHTNLAHKAREHLHGHDGPDLHDHAQHHHPHDDHDHEHDHNMHHAIGPGDIRGNWREQLGVVLAVGLRPCSGALVVLVFALSQGLLAAGIAAVLLMGLGTAITVAALATLAVTAKGLAGRIGGADSAIAGAILWWAELVGAVCVLGFGVLLLMASL